A segment of the Bradyrhizobium sp. CCBAU 53340 genome:
CTTTGGTCCGGATCGTGGGGTAGCGCCGGAAATCGTAGGGTGGGCAAAGCGGCTTGTCCGCCGTAGCTCGAAGAGCGAAGACGGAAGCGTGCCCACCATCTCTTGCCGCCATAGCCAGGTGGTGGGCACGGCGCAAGGGCGCCTTTGCCCACCCTACGAGACGTTACGAGGCCGTTGCTACCACCCCTCCAGCACGATCTTGCCGCGCGACTTGCCGCTCTCGAGCAGCGCGTGAGCACGCTTGAGGTTGGCCGCGTTGATCGTGCCGAAAGTCTGGTCGAGCGTGGTGCGCAAGACGCCCTTGTCGATGAGGTCGGCGACGTCATTGAGCAGATGATGCTGCGCGATCATGTCTGGCGTCTGGAACGAGGAGCGTGTGAACATCGATTCCCAGTGCACCGAGATCGCCTTGCCCTTGAACGTGCTCATGGTGAATTCCGGGGGATCGTCGATCAGGCCGAACCGGCCCTGCGGCGCCATGAGCTCGGCGATGCTCTTGTAGTGCTGGTCGGTGAAAGTGAGGCTCGCCACCAGAGCGACCGGCGGCAGCCTCAAGCTCTCGATCTGCTCCTTCATCGGCTTGCCGTGATCGATCACAGCGTGGGCGCCGAGATCGAGGCACCATTTCTGCGATTCAGGCCGCGTGGCGGTGGCGAGTACGGTGAGGCCCGTGAGGCGGCGCGCGAGCTGGATCAGGATCGAGCCGACACCACCGGCGCCGCCGGTGATGAGAAGCGTACGCGGATCGACGCTCTTGCCCGGGACGGCGCCGAGACGATCGAACAGCAATTCCCAGGCGGTGATGGAGGTGAGGGGAAGGGCGGCGGCCTGCGCGAACGAGAGCGACTTCGGCTTGTTGCCGACGATGCGTTCGTCGACCAGATGGAATTCGGCATTGGTGCCCTGGCGCAGGATCGAGCCCGCGTAGAACACCTCGTCGCCCGGCTTGAACAGCGTGACGTCGGGGCCGACGGCATCGACCACGCCGGCGGCGTCATAGCCCAAAATCTTGGTCTCGCCCTCGGGCGGCGCGGCGCGCTTGCGCACCTTATAGTCGACCGGATTGGCCGAGATCGCCTTCACGGCAACGCGGATGTCGCGTCCTTTCGGCTCTGGCTTGGCGGTGTCGAAATCGAACAGCGCGTCCTGATCCTCGATCGGAAGCGACTT
Coding sequences within it:
- a CDS encoding zinc-binding alcohol dehydrogenase family protein; its protein translation is MKAVGYKKSLPIEDQDALFDFDTAKPEPKGRDIRVAVKAISANPVDYKVRKRAAPPEGETKILGYDAAGVVDAVGPDVTLFKPGDEVFYAGSILRQGTNAEFHLVDERIVGNKPKSLSFAQAAALPLTSITAWELLFDRLGAVPGKSVDPRTLLITGGAGGVGSILIQLARRLTGLTVLATATRPESQKWCLDLGAHAVIDHGKPMKEQIESLRLPPVALVASLTFTDQHYKSIAELMAPQGRFGLIDDPPEFTMSTFKGKAISVHWESMFTRSSFQTPDMIAQHHLLNDVADLIDKGVLRTTLDQTFGTINAANLKRAHALLESGKSRGKIVLEGW